The genomic window TGACCGTGTACCCATGCCTCGACAGGATGCTGCAGACCAGGCGCCTCACGTCGTCATTATCCTCCGCTATAAGGATGGTTTCCGTGCCCCCTGGTATTACCCGCGGCGCAACATCGACTTCCTGCGGGGCAGTCCGGACAGCGGGAAAATAGAGGCGAAAAATCGTCCCTTTTCCCGGCTCACTCGATACGTTTATATATCCATTATGCTGCTTCACAATACCGTATACCGTGGAGAGACCGAGGCCTGTGCCCTTCCCGAACTCCTTGGTCGTAAAGAATGGATCAAAAATCCTCTCACGGGTCACCCCATCCATACCCGAACCTGTATCGGAGACAGCAAGTAGCGCGTAACTTCCCGAAACACCATATCCATGGGCCTGCACGAATTCTTCGTTCAAGCCGACGAGTCCCGTCTCGATAGTGAGAGTGCCGCCCTTTTCCATGGCGTCTCTCCCGTTCGCGACAAGGTTAAACAAGATCTGCTCTATCTGGGTGGCATCCGCCATAATCAGTATTTTTTCCGGTGCGAGCGAGGTCTTGAGCTCCACCTCTTCGGTCACGAGTCTTCTCAATATCTCTTCACTCCCCTTTACGGATTTATTGAGATCGAGGGGAATCAGTTTGACGGGCTGCTGCCTGCTGAAGGCCAGGAGGCTTTTGGTAAGACCGGCCCCTTTTTCCGCCGAAGAGAGTATTGGGTCAACATACATCCTCAACGGACTTTCACTGTCAGTGGCCATTTTAAGAAGAACCGCATAACCCGATATTATGGTGAGTACGTTATTGAAATCATGGGCTATGCCTCCTGCGAGAGTGCCGATGGCTTCCATCTTCTGGGCCTGTCGGAGCTTCGATTCCAAACTCATCTCACGAGTGACGTCGAGAATGGTCCCGGCGGCCGCGGGCTTGCCTTTATAATAGAGAAAGCCCCCTGAAACCTTTATGGTAATGATCCTCCCGTCTTTCCGATGGGCCCTGAAGGAATATTCGACGAAATCGGATTTTCCTGTGAGCCGTCTCTGAAGATTCTCTCTTATCTTCTCCCGGTCATCGGGATGGGCCATCGAGACAGGGTCCATGACAGCCATTTCGTCATAGGTGTAGCCGAAGATATCACATACCCGTTTGCTTATGAAGCGAAAACCCTGGTCCTGGATGATATAGAAACCGGCAAGGGAATTCTCCACCACGGCGCGATATTTCGCCTCCGACTCACGGAGTAACTCATTGCTCCGCCTGAGTCTCCGCTCGGCCCGGTACATAGACCGTATCGGCACTATCCGGATAAGCACGAATACGCCTATTCCCAGGGGTAAGACAATAAGCGCAAGGAGGAGGGTCCTGTTCACGAGGGGGCGCAACGAACGGGATATCTTTATTTTGCCTACAACCGCACCGGAATCCATAAGATCCCTCGACTTTTCAATGACCGGCGACTCGAGGGGATCGGCGCTTTCCGCGATCCGTTGGTTTTGACGGTTCACCACCCTTCGGGTTTCCTGGTGCCCGTGTCTCGGGCGACGGGAAAGGTATTCCAACAACCTGGTTTGTTCGAATTCCCACATCTCCGGATTCTTGCTGATGATCTCAGTAATAATCCTGGAGTTAATCTCCGCCTCCGCCTCCAGTTCACCTGTTATATTCTCATACGAGAAAAGGTAATAGAGCAGGGGCAGGAGTATCATAATGGTACCGGTGATTATACCCGCAAGAAGTGCGGTGATCCGGTCCTTTGTTTTCTCGGTCTCCATCGGTTCCTCTGCCTTCTCAGTCCGGAAGGTTTCCGGAGCTCTCCATGATCCTCTTCCCTTCAGGGGACTTGACGAATTTAACAAAATCATGGACCGCCGGAGGCGCATCTTTCCTCAAAACTATATAAAAAGGCTTCCACAAAGGATAGGAGCCGTTCGCGATGCTCTTTAAACTTGCCTTTACGCCGTTATAAGCAAGGACCTTCACTTTCGGCCGCTCCGTAAGGACAAGGGTAAGGGAAGAAAAACCGAACGCCCCCGGGGTGCTCTCCACCATATCCGTCAGGTCCTGATCCGTGAGGGCCATCAACATTCCGGGTCTCGCGGCCACTTCTTCAAGAGACCTGGCGATCTCCGGTGCGATTCTTTTCGCGATGGCCGTATCCGTGTCCGAAGCAGGGCGCAAGACAGGCCTGACCCGCTTCCCATCAGGCCATGAAATTGTCTTACCCCCATACATTGCGGCAATCTGGTTCGGCGAAAGGGTAGATACTCCCACACTTTTATGGGCAACAAAGATAAAAGGCGTTCGGGCGGCGGGAATTACGGTAAGGTCCATTCGCCGCTCCTCCTGGTCTAACTCGCGCGACATCATACCCACATCTATGGCCCCCTTGGCAAGAGCCTTCACGGCCCCCGCGCTGCCGAGACTCGGGTAAATAGTAATGCCTATCCCGGGATGGGCTCTCTCATAGGCACGGCTCATCAGCTTCATCATTCCCGTAGGGCTGCCCACGCCTCCGATCCGTAAAAGTTCTTCAGCCGGAGCGACGGAAACCGCTCCAAGACAGAGAAATAAGGCAATCACAGGTGAAATTCTCAAAAATATGCTCTTCTCAAAGATGTAAATCATCTGCCGGCCTCCCGATCTCTCTTGATCACCCTCCGCCCCTCTCTTATGTTCTTTCCGGGTAGCACAAAAAACCACAAAGTTCCTTTTATTATAACTACCGTGAGATATTTTAGCATAGGGTCATCCTAAATGTAAGCGGCATGCGTCACAATCTTCGCCTTAGGGGTCGAACTATTTTTTCAGGTAGGCGGAGTCGTGACTGAGGCGACATTTAAGTCTTCCCCCATTCTCACCGATTATGGTATATCAATACAGGTTTCCTTCTGAATATACATGAAAGATTAATTTTTCTCTCTGGGGGATAAACAATGACAGACAGCGCAAAATGCCTGAGGGCGCATTTCAAGCCGGCGTCGCGGCCGCCGCTCCTTTTTATTGCATGTGCGGGCCTTGCAATGCTGATGCTCACGGGCTGCGGCAAGAAACAGCAGGAGACGAAGGGGCCTCCCGTGGTCGAGGTCGCGGCGGTAATTCAGCAGGATGTTCCCGTATACAAGGAGTGGGTCGGTTCCACCGACGGCATAATCAATGCCACCATAAGGGCGCAGGTTCAGGGATATCTGATCAAGCGTAATTATTCAGAGGGAGATTTCGTAAAGAAAGGACAGGTCCTCTTCGAGATCGACCCGCGGCCCTTTCAGGCCGCCCTGGACCAGGCTAAAGGGAATCTCGGAATGGCTGAGGCCGGTTGGTCACAGGCCAAGGCAAACCTCGCGAGGATAAAACCTCTCGCAGCGGAAAATGCGGTCAGCCAAAAGGACCTTGATGACGCGGTAGCCGCGGAGCAGTCCGGCCGCGCCTCGGTGCAATCGAATCAGGCGGCCGTTGAAAAGGCCCGCCTGGAATTAGGGTTTACCAAAATAGTCTCTCTTGTCGACGGTATCGCGGGCATAGCAAAAGCCCAGATCGGAGACCTCGTAGGCCCCGCGACCATAGAGGAGCTGACCACGGTCTCCAAGGTCGACCCTATTAAGGTCTACATTTCGGCCAGCGAGCAGGAATATTTAAAATATGCCGAGTCGGCGAAGCACGATGACGATCACGTGCCTGTCGAAATGGTGCTCGCCGATGGAATTCAATATCGCTACAAAGGCGCGTTCATCCTCGCCGACCGTCAGGTCGACCCGAAAACCGGCACCATCAAAGTAGGCTGCATTTTTAAAAATCCGGGCAATATTATCCGTCCGGGACAGTTCGCCAGGGTAAA from Syntrophorhabdaceae bacterium includes these protein-coding regions:
- a CDS encoding substrate-binding domain-containing protein; amino-acid sequence: MIYIFEKSIFLRISPVIALFLCLGAVSVAPAEELLRIGGVGSPTGMMKLMSRAYERAHPGIGITIYPSLGSAGAVKALAKGAIDVGMMSRELDQEERRMDLTVIPAARTPFIFVAHKSVGVSTLSPNQIAAMYGGKTISWPDGKRVRPVLRPASDTDTAIAKRIAPEIARSLEEVAARPGMLMALTDQDLTDMVESTPGAFGFSSLTLVLTERPKVKVLAYNGVKASLKSIANGSYPLWKPFYIVLRKDAPPAVHDFVKFVKSPEGKRIMESSGNLPD
- a CDS encoding efflux RND transporter periplasmic adaptor subunit, whose amino-acid sequence is MTDSAKCLRAHFKPASRPPLLFIACAGLAMLMLTGCGKKQQETKGPPVVEVAAVIQQDVPVYKEWVGSTDGIINATIRAQVQGYLIKRNYSEGDFVKKGQVLFEIDPRPFQAALDQAKGNLGMAEAGWSQAKANLARIKPLAAENAVSQKDLDDAVAAEQSGRASVQSNQAAVEKARLELGFTKIVSLVDGIAGIAKAQIGDLVGPATIEELTTVSKVDPIKVYISASEQEYLKYAESAKHDDDHVPVEMVLADGIQYRYKGAFILADRQVDPKTGTIKVGCIFKNPGNIIRPGQFARVKAAVGIKKNALLVPQRAVTELQGSFQVATVAADNKVDIRPVKASELVGNLWVIDEGLKPGEKVIAEGSQKVLQGMTVNPKPYVAASQGSGQSPKAGAKPAPPAKNSSKKG
- a CDS encoding PAS domain S-box protein yields the protein METEKTKDRITALLAGIITGTIMILLPLLYYLFSYENITGELEAEAEINSRIITEIISKNPEMWEFEQTRLLEYLSRRPRHGHQETRRVVNRQNQRIAESADPLESPVIEKSRDLMDSGAVVGKIKISRSLRPLVNRTLLLALIVLPLGIGVFVLIRIVPIRSMYRAERRLRRSNELLRESEAKYRAVVENSLAGFYIIQDQGFRFISKRVCDIFGYTYDEMAVMDPVSMAHPDDREKIRENLQRRLTGKSDFVEYSFRAHRKDGRIITIKVSGGFLYYKGKPAAAGTILDVTREMSLESKLRQAQKMEAIGTLAGGIAHDFNNVLTIISGYAVLLKMATDSESPLRMYVDPILSSAEKGAGLTKSLLAFSRQQPVKLIPLDLNKSVKGSEEILRRLVTEEVELKTSLAPEKILIMADATQIEQILFNLVANGRDAMEKGGTLTIETGLVGLNEEFVQAHGYGVSGSYALLAVSDTGSGMDGVTRERIFDPFFTTKEFGKGTGLGLSTVYGIVKQHNGYINVSSEPGKGTIFRLYFPAVRTAPQEVDVAPRVIPGGTETILIAEDNDDVRRLVCSILSRHGYTVIEAMDGEDAIDKLKVHEEIDLVVLDSVMPKKSGREVCDEARILHPRIKVLFTSGYTSNAVPREGLREEKIDFISKPILPDEMLVKVREVLDRG